In a single window of the Bradyrhizobium erythrophlei genome:
- the rplQ gene encoding 50S ribosomal protein L17, with product MRHGKVHRKLNRTAEHRRAMFANMCAALIKHEQIVTTLPKAKELRPIVEKLVTLGKKGGLSMRRQAISEMRDQDQVRKLFDTLATRYKDRQGGYTRIIKAGFRYGDNAPMAVIEFVDRDVDAKGLDSGREQEKAAAAA from the coding sequence ATGCGTCACGGCAAGGTTCATCGGAAGCTCAACCGCACCGCCGAGCACCGGCGGGCGATGTTCGCCAATATGTGCGCGGCGCTGATCAAGCACGAGCAGATCGTCACCACGCTGCCGAAGGCGAAGGAACTGCGCCCGATCGTGGAGAAGCTGGTCACGCTCGGCAAGAAGGGCGGGCTGTCGATGCGCCGCCAGGCGATCAGCGAGATGCGCGACCAGGATCAGGTGCGTAAATTGTTCGACACGCTGGCGACCCGCTACAAGGACCGCCAGGGCGGCTATACCCGCATCATCAAGGCCGGCTTCCGCTACGGCGACAACGCGCCGATGGCGGTGATCGAATTCGTCGACCGCGACGTCGACGCCAAGGGCCTCGACTCCGGTCGCGAGCAGGAAAAGGCCGCCGCAGCGGCGTAA
- the rplX gene encoding 50S ribosomal protein L24, which produces MAAKIRKGDKVIVLNGRDKGRTGEVFEVRPDDNKALVRGVNLIKRHQKQTQAQEGGIISKESPIHLSNIAIVGKDGKPTRVGFKIQADGKKVRIAKRSGAEIDG; this is translated from the coding sequence ATGGCTGCCAAGATCCGGAAGGGCGACAAGGTCATCGTGCTGAACGGCCGCGACAAGGGCCGTACCGGCGAGGTGTTCGAGGTGCGTCCCGACGACAACAAGGCGCTGGTCCGCGGCGTCAACCTGATCAAGCGTCACCAGAAGCAGACCCAGGCGCAGGAGGGCGGCATCATCTCGAAGGAGTCGCCGATCCATCTGTCCAACATCGCGATCGTCGGCAAGGACGGCAAGCCGACCCGCGTGGGTTTCAAGATACAGGCGGATGGCAAGAAGGTACGCATTGCCAAGCGCTCGGGAGCAGAGATCGATGGCTGA
- the rplR gene encoding 50S ribosomal protein L18, translating into MSRLKITNARRKQRVRLSLRRTASGRPRLSVFRSSKHIYAQVIDDLKGETLASASSLEKAMRESGNTGANIDAAKAVGKLLAERAVKNGVTEVVFDRGGYLYHGRVKALADAARESGLSF; encoded by the coding sequence ATGTCGAGACTCAAGATTACGAATGCCCGGCGGAAGCAACGCGTGCGGCTGTCGTTGCGCCGTACCGCCAGCGGCCGCCCGCGGCTGTCGGTGTTCCGCTCGTCGAAGCACATCTATGCGCAGGTCATCGACGACCTCAAGGGCGAGACGCTGGCATCGGCGTCTTCGCTGGAGAAGGCGATGCGCGAGAGCGGCAACACCGGCGCCAACATCGATGCGGCCAAGGCCGTCGGCAAGCTGCTGGCGGAACGCGCCGTGAAGAACGGCGTCACCGAAGTGGTGTTCGATCGCGGCGGCTATCTCTATCACGGGCGCGTCAAGGCGCTTGCGGACGCGGCGCGTGAGAGCGGATTGAGTTTCTAG
- the rplE gene encoding 50S ribosomal protein L5, whose translation MAETAYVPRLREQFDKEIRGKLTEQFGYANIMQVPRLDKVVLNMGVGEAVNDRKKAELAAADLSLIAGQKAVVTFSRVAIATFKLRENQPIGCKVTLRKAKMYEFIDRLINVALPRVRDFRGLNPKSFDGRGNYSLGIKEHIIFPEIDFDKMGETWGMDVTVCTTARSDDEARALLTAFNFPFRQ comes from the coding sequence ATGGCTGAGACCGCATACGTTCCGCGTTTACGCGAACAGTTCGACAAGGAAATCCGCGGCAAGCTGACCGAGCAGTTCGGCTATGCCAACATCATGCAGGTGCCGCGCCTCGACAAGGTCGTGCTCAACATGGGCGTCGGCGAGGCCGTCAATGACCGCAAGAAAGCGGAACTGGCCGCCGCCGATCTGTCGCTGATCGCCGGCCAGAAGGCTGTCGTGACCTTTTCGCGGGTCGCGATCGCGACCTTCAAGTTGCGTGAAAACCAGCCGATCGGCTGCAAGGTCACGCTGCGCAAGGCCAAGATGTACGAGTTCATCGACCGCCTGATCAACGTGGCGCTGCCGCGCGTGCGAGATTTCCGGGGCCTCAACCCGAAGAGTTTCGACGGCCGCGGCAACTATTCGCTCGGCATCAAGGAGCACATCATTTTCCCCGAAATCGACTTCGACAAGATGGGGGAAACGTGGGGCATGGACGTCACGGTATGCACCACGGCGCGCTCCGACGACGAAGCGCGCGCCTTGTTGACCGCATTCAATTTCCCGTTCCGGCAGTGA
- the rpmC gene encoding 50S ribosomal protein L29 has product MAEMKTADIRAMSPDQMDDAVLNLKKERFNLRFQRATGQLENTSRLREARRDIARIKTIAAQQRAKKK; this is encoded by the coding sequence ATGGCCGAGATGAAAACCGCCGATATCCGCGCGATGAGCCCCGATCAGATGGACGACGCCGTCCTCAATCTGAAAAAGGAGCGCTTCAACCTGCGCTTCCAGCGCGCGACCGGGCAGTTGGAGAACACCTCGCGGCTGCGTGAAGCCCGCCGCGATATCGCCCGCATCAAGACCATCGCCGCGCAGCAGCGCGCGAAGAAGAAGTAA
- the rplO gene encoding 50S ribosomal protein L15: protein MKLSDIADNAGSRKKRMRVGRGIGSGKGKTAGRGGKGQTARSGVRIKGFEGGQMPLHRRLPKRGFNNIFRLEFAEINLDRIQGAIDAKLLDASATINAESLVKSRVVRRAKDGVRLLGRGELKAKLTIEVHGASKSAIAAVEKAGGTVKILAPAKKDEGETA, encoded by the coding sequence ATGAAGCTCAGCGATATCGCCGACAATGCCGGCTCGCGCAAGAAGCGCATGCGCGTCGGCCGTGGCATCGGCTCCGGCAAGGGCAAGACTGCCGGCCGCGGCGGCAAGGGCCAGACCGCGCGCTCCGGCGTGCGCATCAAGGGCTTCGAGGGTGGCCAGATGCCGTTGCATCGGCGGCTGCCGAAGCGCGGCTTCAACAATATCTTCCGGCTCGAATTCGCCGAGATCAATCTCGACCGTATTCAGGGCGCGATCGACGCCAAGCTGCTCGACGCCAGCGCCACCATCAATGCCGAATCGCTGGTGAAATCCCGCGTTGTGCGGCGCGCAAAGGACGGCGTGCGGCTGCTCGGCCGAGGGGAACTGAAGGCCAAGCTGACCATCGAGGTGCACGGCGCCTCGAAATCCGCCATCGCGGCGGTGGAGAAGGCGGGCGGCACGGTGAAGATCCTGGCGCCGGCAAAGAAGGACGAGGGCGAGACGGCGTAA
- a CDS encoding SDR family NAD(P)-dependent oxidoreductase, which produces MKIDLKGKTALVTGSTAGIGHAIAKGLAAAGAEVTVNGRTREKVEAAVAAITKTVPGARVHGVAASVSTVEGCNTLVTALPEVDILINNAGIFEPKDFFETPDEDWSRFFEVNVMSGVRLSRAYMQGMLKRNWGRIVFISSESALNIPTEMIHYGMTKTAQLSISRGLAELTRGTAVTVNSVLPGPTMSEGVETFVKALAKQNGQSVEEAAALFVKQHRPTSLLQRFASVEEVANMVVYVASKEASATNGAALRVEGGIIQTIA; this is translated from the coding sequence ATGAAAATCGACTTGAAGGGAAAGACCGCGCTGGTCACGGGCTCGACCGCCGGCATCGGTCACGCGATCGCCAAGGGCCTCGCGGCGGCGGGCGCCGAAGTCACGGTCAATGGCAGGACACGGGAAAAGGTCGAGGCCGCTGTCGCCGCGATCACGAAGACGGTGCCTGGGGCCAGGGTCCACGGCGTCGCCGCCAGCGTCTCCACCGTGGAAGGCTGCAACACGCTGGTGACGGCGTTGCCGGAAGTCGACATTCTCATCAACAATGCCGGGATCTTCGAACCCAAGGACTTCTTCGAGACCCCCGACGAGGACTGGAGCCGCTTCTTCGAGGTCAATGTGATGTCGGGCGTGCGGCTGTCGCGCGCCTACATGCAGGGCATGCTGAAGCGCAATTGGGGCCGCATCGTTTTCATCTCCTCGGAATCCGCACTCAACATTCCGACCGAAATGATCCACTACGGCATGACCAAGACCGCGCAGCTTTCGATATCGCGCGGCCTTGCCGAACTGACCCGCGGCACCGCCGTGACCGTCAATTCGGTGCTGCCGGGGCCGACGATGTCGGAGGGGGTCGAGACCTTCGTCAAGGCGCTGGCAAAGCAGAACGGTCAGTCGGTGGAGGAAGCGGCGGCGCTGTTCGTCAAGCAGCATCGCCCGACCTCGCTGCTGCAGCGCTTTGCCAGCGTCGAGGAGGTTGCCAACATGGTGGTCTATGTCGCTTCGAAGGAGGCGTCGGCGACCAATGGCGCGGCGCTCCGCGTCGAAGGCGGCATCATCCAGACCATCGCGTGA
- the rpsE gene encoding 30S ribosomal protein S5, with product MAGERERGGGHRGGREERDSEFVDKLVHINRVAKVVKGGKRFGFAALVVIGDQKGRVGFGHGKAREVPEAIRKATESAKRNLTRVALREGRTLHHDIAGRHGAGRVYLRAAPAGTGIIAGGPMRAVFETLGIQDVVAKSIGSSNPYNMVRATFDALKHQDSPRSVAARRNIKVSTLQARRVGGDAEVVAE from the coding sequence ATGGCAGGTGAACGCGAACGCGGTGGCGGCCACAGGGGCGGCCGGGAAGAGCGCGACAGCGAGTTCGTCGACAAGCTCGTCCACATCAATCGGGTGGCGAAGGTGGTCAAGGGCGGCAAGCGCTTCGGCTTTGCGGCGCTGGTCGTGATCGGCGATCAGAAGGGCCGGGTCGGTTTCGGCCACGGCAAGGCGCGCGAAGTTCCCGAGGCGATCCGCAAGGCGACCGAATCGGCGAAGCGCAACCTGACGCGGGTGGCGCTGCGCGAAGGCCGCACGCTGCATCACGATATCGCCGGCCGTCACGGGGCAGGGCGGGTCTACCTGCGCGCGGCGCCGGCCGGTACCGGCATCATCGCGGGCGGCCCGATGCGCGCGGTGTTCGAGACGCTCGGCATCCAGGACGTGGTGGCGAAGTCGATCGGCTCGTCGAACCCCTACAACATGGTTCGCGCTACTTTCGACGCGCTGAAGCACCAGGATTCGCCGCGTTCGGTGGCGGCGCGCCGCAACATCAAGGTCTCGACGCTGCAGGCCCGCCGCGTCGGCGGCGACGCCGAAGTGGTTGCTGAATAA
- a CDS encoding DNA-directed RNA polymerase subunit alpha, whose translation MGETVTIQKNWQELIRPNKLQVTPGTDPNRFATLVAEPLERGFGQTLGNALRRILLSSLQGAAVQSVHIDGVLHEFSSIAGVREDVTDIVLNIKDISIKMQGEGPKRMVVKKQGPGVVTAGDIQTVGDVVVLNPDLQICTLDEGAEIRMEFTVAAGKGYVAAERNRPEDAPIGLIPVDSLFSPVRKVSYKVENTREGQILDYDKLTMTIETNGAISPDDSVAYAARILQDQLNVFVNFEEPRKEVTQEIIPDLAFNPAFLKKVDELELSVRSANCLKNDNIVYIGDLVQKSEAEMLRTPNFGRKSLNEIKEVLAQMGLHLGMEVPGWPPENIDELAKRFEDHY comes from the coding sequence ATGGGTGAAACAGTGACGATCCAGAAAAATTGGCAAGAACTTATCCGCCCCAACAAGCTCCAGGTAACGCCGGGCACTGACCCGAACCGCTTTGCGACCCTGGTCGCAGAGCCGCTCGAGCGCGGCTTCGGCCAGACGCTCGGTAACGCGTTGCGCCGTATCCTGCTGTCCTCGCTGCAGGGTGCCGCGGTGCAGTCGGTGCATATCGACGGCGTGCTGCACGAATTCTCCTCAATCGCCGGCGTTCGCGAGGACGTCACCGACATCGTGCTGAACATCAAGGACATCTCGATCAAGATGCAGGGCGAAGGCCCCAAGCGCATGGTCGTGAAGAAGCAGGGCCCGGGCGTCGTCACCGCCGGCGACATTCAGACCGTCGGCGACGTCGTGGTGCTCAATCCGGATCTGCAGATCTGCACGCTCGACGAGGGCGCGGAAATCCGCATGGAATTCACGGTCGCCGCCGGCAAGGGCTACGTTGCCGCCGAGCGCAACCGTCCCGAGGACGCGCCGATCGGCCTGATCCCGGTCGACAGCCTGTTCTCCCCGGTGCGCAAGGTGTCCTACAAGGTCGAGAATACCCGCGAGGGCCAGATCCTCGATTACGACAAGCTGACCATGACCATCGAGACCAACGGCGCGATCAGCCCGGATGACTCGGTGGCCTATGCCGCGCGCATCCTGCAGGATCAGCTCAATGTGTTCGTGAACTTCGAAGAGCCGCGCAAGGAAGTGACGCAGGAGATCATTCCCGATCTCGCGTTCAACCCCGCGTTCCTCAAGAAGGTCGACGAACTCGAGCTGTCGGTGCGTTCGGCGAACTGCCTGAAGAACGACAATATCGTCTACATCGGCGACCTCGTGCAGAAGTCGGAAGCGGAGATGCTCCGTACCCCGAACTTCGGCCGCAAGTCGCTGAACGAGATCAAGGAAGTGCTGGCCCAGATGGGGCTGCATCTCGGCATGGAAGTGCCGGGCTGGCCGCCGGAGAATATCGACGAACTGGCCAAGCGCTTCGAAGACCATTATTGA
- the rpsK gene encoding 30S ribosomal protein S11 — protein MGKEATRVRRRERKNIASGVAHVNSSFNNTTITITDAQGNTIAWSSAGTMGFKGSRKSTPYAAQVAAEDVSKKAQEHGMRTLEVEVAGPGSGRESALRALQAAGFTVTSIRDVTTIPHNGCRPRKRRRV, from the coding sequence ATGGGCAAGGAAGCCACCCGCGTCCGTCGTCGTGAGCGCAAGAACATTGCATCCGGCGTCGCGCACGTGAATTCGTCGTTCAACAACACGACCATCACCATCACCGACGCGCAGGGCAACACCATTGCCTGGTCGTCGGCCGGAACGATGGGTTTCAAGGGTTCGCGCAAGTCGACCCCCTATGCCGCGCAGGTGGCGGCGGAAGACGTTTCCAAGAAGGCGCAGGAACACGGCATGCGCACACTGGAGGTTGAAGTTGCAGGTCCGGGTTCGGGCCGCGAATCGGCGCTTCGTGCGCTGCAGGCGGCGGGCTTCACCGTCACGTCGATCCGCGACGTGACCACGATCCCGCACAATGGTTGCCGGCCGCGCAAGCGTCGGCGGGTTTGA
- the rpmD gene encoding 50S ribosomal protein L30: protein MAKAAKMIKVEQTGSAIRRHHSQRATLIGLKLNKIGRTTELQDTPAVRGMIAKVQHLVRIVDEK from the coding sequence ATGGCCAAGGCCGCAAAGATGATCAAGGTCGAGCAGACCGGCAGCGCGATCCGCCGCCACCACTCGCAGCGGGCGACGCTGATCGGCCTCAAGCTCAACAAGATCGGCCGCACCACCGAGCTGCAGGACACCCCTGCAGTTCGCGGCATGATCGCAAAGGTTCAACACCTCGTCCGCATCGTCGACGAGAAATAA
- the rplN gene encoding 50S ribosomal protein L14 produces MIQMQTNLDVADNSGARRVMCIKVLGGSKRRYATVGDVIVVSIKEAIPRGKVKKGDVMKAVVVRVRKDIRRADGSVIRFDRNAAVLINNQSEPVGTRIFGPVPRELRAKNHMKIISLAPEVL; encoded by the coding sequence ATGATTCAGATGCAGACCAACCTCGACGTGGCCGATAATTCAGGCGCACGCCGTGTCATGTGCATCAAGGTGCTTGGGGGCTCCAAGCGCCGCTATGCCACCGTGGGCGACGTCATTGTCGTGTCGATCAAGGAAGCGATTCCGCGCGGCAAGGTGAAGAAGGGCGACGTGATGAAGGCCGTCGTGGTGCGGGTCCGCAAGGACATTCGCCGCGCCGACGGTTCCGTCATCCGCTTCGACCGCAACGCCGCCGTGCTGATCAACAATCAGTCGGAGCCGGTCGGCACCCGCATCTTCGGGCCGGTGCCGCGCGAGCTGCGCGCCAAGAACCACATGAAGATTATTTCACTTGCGCCGGAGGTGCTGTGA
- the rpsN gene encoding 30S ribosomal protein S14, giving the protein MAKKSSIEKNNRRKRMTKNAAPRRAKLKAIIADKNKPMEERFAATLKLAEMPRNSSATRIRNRCEMTGRPRSVYRKNKLSRIALRELGSKGVVPGLVKSSW; this is encoded by the coding sequence ATGGCAAAGAAGAGTTCGATCGAGAAGAACAACCGGCGTAAGCGGATGACCAAGAACGCCGCGCCCAGGCGCGCGAAGCTGAAGGCCATCATCGCCGACAAGAACAAGCCGATGGAAGAGCGGTTCGCGGCGACGCTGAAGCTTGCCGAGATGCCGCGCAATTCGTCGGCCACGCGGATTCGCAATCGCTGCGAAATGACCGGTCGTCCGCGCTCGGTCTATCGCAAGAACAAGCTTTCCCGCATCGCGCTGCGTGAACTCGGGTCCAAGGGCGTGGTTCCCGGGCTCGTGAAGTCGAGCTGGTAA
- the secY gene encoding preprotein translocase subunit SecY, with amino-acid sequence MVSAAEQLAANLNFSALGKADELKKRIWFTLGALLVYRLGTYIPLPGIDPNIWEQVFRSQAGGILGMFNMFAGGGIHRMAIFALNIMPYISASIIIQLLTTVSSQLEALKKEGEAGRKTLNQYTRYLTVLLAAFQSYGIAVGLEGAGNVVADPGMFFRISTAITLTGGTMFLMWLGEQITSRGIGNGISLIILSGIVAELPSALANMLELGRQGALSTGLILVVIVMAVAVIAFIVFMERAQRRLLIQYPKRQVGNKMFEGQSSHLPLKLNTSGVIPPIFASSLLLLPTTVANFNAGKGPEWFQWITTQLGHGRPLFLILYLTLIVFFAFFYTAIVFNPTETADNLKKHGGFIPGIRPGERTAEYIDYVLSRITVLGAIYLAIVCLIPEILISYASVPFYFGGTSLLIVVSVTMDTVAQVQGYLLAHQYEGLIRKSKLRGRRR; translated from the coding sequence ATGGTCTCAGCAGCGGAACAACTGGCGGCAAACCTCAATTTCTCGGCGCTCGGCAAAGCCGACGAACTGAAGAAGCGCATCTGGTTCACACTGGGTGCGCTGCTGGTTTACCGGCTCGGCACCTACATTCCGCTGCCCGGCATCGACCCCAACATCTGGGAACAGGTATTCCGTTCCCAGGCCGGCGGCATTCTCGGGATGTTCAACATGTTCGCCGGCGGCGGCATTCACCGCATGGCGATCTTTGCGCTGAACATCATGCCGTATATTTCGGCCTCGATCATCATTCAGCTTTTGACCACGGTGTCCTCGCAGCTCGAAGCCTTGAAGAAGGAAGGCGAAGCCGGCCGCAAGACGCTGAACCAGTACACCCGCTACCTCACGGTGCTCCTGGCCGCGTTCCAGTCCTACGGCATCGCGGTCGGACTCGAAGGCGCCGGCAATGTCGTCGCCGATCCCGGCATGTTCTTCCGTATATCGACCGCGATCACGCTGACCGGGGGCACCATGTTCCTGATGTGGCTGGGCGAGCAGATCACCTCGCGCGGCATCGGCAACGGTATTTCGCTGATCATTCTCTCCGGCATCGTCGCTGAGTTGCCCTCGGCGCTCGCCAACATGCTGGAGCTCGGCCGTCAGGGCGCGCTGTCCACCGGCCTCATTCTGGTTGTGATCGTGATGGCGGTCGCGGTGATCGCCTTCATCGTGTTCATGGAACGCGCGCAGCGGCGGCTGTTGATCCAGTATCCGAAGCGCCAGGTCGGCAACAAGATGTTCGAAGGCCAGTCCTCGCATCTGCCGCTCAAGCTGAACACCTCGGGCGTGATTCCGCCGATCTTCGCTTCCTCGCTGCTGCTGCTGCCGACCACGGTTGCGAATTTCAACGCCGGCAAGGGCCCGGAATGGTTTCAGTGGATCACCACGCAGCTCGGTCACGGCCGGCCGCTGTTTTTGATTCTCTATCTGACGCTGATCGTGTTCTTCGCGTTCTTCTATACCGCGATCGTGTTCAACCCGACCGAGACCGCCGATAACCTCAAGAAACACGGCGGCTTCATTCCGGGTATTCGTCCGGGCGAACGCACCGCCGAATACATCGATTACGTGCTCTCGCGCATCACGGTGCTCGGCGCGATCTATCTCGCGATTGTCTGCCTGATCCCCGAAATTCTGATTTCCTACGCCTCGGTGCCGTTCTACTTTGGCGGCACCTCGCTGTTGATCGTGGTCAGCGTGACCATGGACACGGTGGCGCAAGTTCAGGGCTATCTGCTCGCCCATCAGTACGAAGGGCTGATCAGGAAGTCGAAGTTGCGCGGGCGTCGCCGCTGA
- the rpsH gene encoding 30S ribosomal protein S8 yields MSTHDPISDLITRIRNAQMRAKPKVSTPGSKMRANVLEVLKAEGYIRGYASVEHASGRSELEIELKYFDGEPVIREIERVSKPGRRVYASVKNLPRVNNGLGISVLSTPKGIMADHEARDANVGGEILFTVF; encoded by the coding sequence ATGTCAACGCACGATCCGATCAGCGATCTCATCACCCGCATCCGCAACGCACAGATGCGCGCCAAGCCTAAGGTTTCGACCCCGGGCTCGAAGATGCGCGCCAACGTGCTCGAGGTGCTGAAGGCCGAAGGCTACATCCGCGGCTATGCCAGCGTCGAGCATGCCTCGGGTCGCAGCGAGCTTGAGATCGAGTTGAAGTATTTCGACGGCGAGCCGGTGATTCGCGAGATCGAGCGGGTATCGAAGCCGGGGCGGCGCGTTTATGCCTCGGTGAAGAACCTGCCACGGGTGAACAACGGTCTCGGAATTTCGGTGTTATCGACGCCGAAGGGGATTATGGCCGACCACGAAGCGCGCGACGCGAATGTGGGCGGCGAAATTCTCTTCACGGTGTTCTGA
- a CDS encoding adenylate kinase produces the protein MRLILLGPPGSGKGTQAHRLVHRYGIVQLSTGEMLRAAVAAQTPVGLKAKDVMASGGLVPDEIVIGIISDRLDQPDAAKGFILDGFPRTVPQAQALDELLKKKHMRLDAVVELRVNESALLQRVESRVAEMRARGEEVRIDDTQEVLTKRLASYRALTEPLIHYYSERRKLLTVDGMMTIEHVTREINRILTAIGAVEAKAAKKAAAAKRIASGTKKAAGKASKSAGKGAGAARKVAKAPRKAVKPASKRPKTASRKSSAGSKAAVVRKAKKTAKKVTKKRAKA, from the coding sequence ATGCGACTGATTCTTCTCGGGCCGCCGGGGTCGGGCAAGGGAACCCAGGCCCACCGGCTGGTTCACCGCTACGGCATCGTCCAGCTCTCGACCGGCGAAATGCTGCGGGCCGCGGTGGCGGCGCAGACGCCGGTCGGCCTCAAGGCCAAGGACGTCATGGCCAGCGGCGGCCTGGTGCCGGACGAGATCGTGATCGGGATCATTTCCGACCGATTGGATCAGCCGGACGCGGCCAAGGGCTTCATTCTCGACGGCTTTCCGCGCACGGTGCCGCAGGCCCAGGCGCTGGATGAGCTGCTGAAGAAAAAGCACATGCGGCTCGATGCCGTGGTCGAACTTCGCGTCAACGAAAGCGCGCTGTTGCAGCGCGTGGAAAGCCGGGTCGCGGAGATGCGGGCGCGCGGCGAGGAAGTGCGAATCGACGACACCCAGGAAGTGCTGACCAAGCGGCTGGCGAGTTACCGTGCGCTGACCGAGCCGCTGATTCACTACTACTCGGAGCGGCGCAAGCTGTTGACGGTCGATGGCATGATGACCATCGAGCACGTCACCCGCGAGATTAACCGCATCCTTACCGCGATCGGAGCTGTGGAGGCCAAGGCCGCCAAAAAGGCGGCCGCGGCGAAACGGATCGCGAGCGGCACCAAAAAGGCCGCCGGAAAGGCGTCCAAATCGGCCGGCAAAGGCGCCGGAGCCGCCAGGAAAGTCGCCAAGGCGCCCCGGAAGGCCGTGAAACCGGCCTCTAAACGGCCCAAAACGGCGTCTCGAAAGTCTTCGGCGGGTTCCAAGGCCGCTGTGGTCCGAAAGGCCAAGAAAACCGCCAAAAAGGTCACGAAGAAGCGAGCTAAAGCTTAG
- the rpsQ gene encoding 30S ribosomal protein S17, whose protein sequence is MPKRTLQGVVVSDKQAKTVVVRVDRRFTHPIYKKTIRRSKNYHAHDENNEFKPGDQVWIEESKPISKLKRWTVVRGEQTKTA, encoded by the coding sequence ATGCCGAAACGTACGCTTCAGGGTGTGGTCGTCAGCGACAAGCAGGCCAAGACGGTGGTAGTGCGCGTCGATCGCCGCTTCACCCATCCGATCTACAAGAAGACGATTCGCCGCTCGAAAAATTACCACGCGCACGACGAGAACAACGAGTTCAAGCCGGGCGACCAGGTGTGGATCGAGGAAAGCAAGCCGATCTCGAAGTTGAAGCGCTGGACCGTGGTCCGGGGCGAACAGACCAAAACGGCCTGA
- the rpsM gene encoding 30S ribosomal protein S13 — protein sequence MARIAGVNIPTNKRVLIALQYIHGIGQKNAADILDKVKIPVDRRVSQLSDQEVLQIREVIDRDYMVEGDLRRETGMNIKRLMDLGCYRGLRHRRGLPVRGQRTHTNARTRKGPAKSIAGKKK from the coding sequence GTGGCCCGTATTGCCGGCGTGAATATTCCAACCAACAAGCGCGTCCTGATCGCGCTCCAGTACATCCATGGCATCGGCCAGAAGAATGCGGCCGACATCCTGGACAAAGTCAAGATTCCGGTTGACCGCCGGGTCTCGCAGCTGAGCGATCAGGAAGTGCTGCAGATTCGTGAAGTGATCGACCGCGACTATATGGTCGAAGGCGACCTGCGTCGCGAGACCGGCATGAACATCAAGCGTCTGATGGACCTCGGCTGCTATCGCGGCCTGCGCCATCGCCGCGGATTGCCGGTACGCGGTCAGCGTACCCATACCAACGCGCGCACGCGCAAGGGGCCGGCCAAGTCGATCGCCGGCAAGAAGAAGTAA
- the rplF gene encoding 50S ribosomal protein L6, which translates to MSRIGKRPVTVPSGVTATVEGQTVKMKGPKGQLQFIVHDDVEVKFENGAVTVAPRFETNRAQALYGTARAQIANLLAGVTKGFEKKLEITGVGYRAALQGKNLQLALGYSHDVVYAIPEGIAITVPKPTEIVINGNDSQRVGQVAAEIRSYRPPEPYKGKGVKYSDEFIFRKEGKKK; encoded by the coding sequence ATGTCACGTATCGGCAAGCGGCCTGTGACGGTTCCGTCGGGCGTTACCGCGACCGTCGAGGGCCAGACCGTGAAGATGAAGGGGCCGAAGGGCCAGCTTCAGTTCATCGTGCACGACGACGTCGAGGTGAAGTTCGAAAACGGCGCGGTCACGGTTGCGCCGCGGTTCGAGACCAACCGCGCCCAGGCGCTCTACGGCACCGCGCGTGCGCAGATTGCGAACCTGTTGGCCGGCGTCACCAAGGGCTTCGAGAAGAAGCTGGAAATCACCGGCGTCGGCTACCGCGCCGCGCTGCAGGGCAAGAACCTGCAGCTCGCGCTCGGCTACAGCCACGACGTCGTCTATGCGATCCCGGAAGGTATTGCGATCACGGTGCCGAAGCCGACCGAGATCGTCATCAACGGCAACGATTCCCAGCGCGTCGGCCAGGTCGCCGCCGAGATTCGCAGCTATCGTCCGCCCGAGCCCTACAAGGGCAAGGGCGTGAAATATTCCGACGAATTTATCTTCCGCAAGGAAGGCAAGAAGAAGTAA